A part of Actinomycetota bacterium genomic DNA contains:
- a CDS encoding NAD(P)/FAD-dependent oxidoreductase, which translates to MGTEDEWDVIVVGAGLGGLTAAVRLLREGLRVLVLEAGPHPGGTAYSYRRKGYHFPMGPLGFAHPELVEGVLFQLGTRETPSFQRVHYRLHAFGISAPLSLPYQEMVTELSALFPGEKEGVTRFFLDMSSLSGQLRARIGSISPMARILAPGRPPQGKKAAHVQGKPAAPHGDPGAEGPPEPPDPRASAASYLVNITRDWRLRRILGSAGTREPYAGLGFLASMWSLLCESGIHYPRGGMRGLCDLLAAPLGWSALPARGQDNGWGHAGGMRGLPQPGAPGEAACPETPPRPGCAIVDGERAGLPRGVLLLRCPAHRIVVDKGRVKGVIAGGGTFYRASAVVCNTDFKHAFLRLLEPGDVPAEIVRAIAAARQTSSNLQVCLGIDTDRVDLSAFREGHRVIYRRWSGGHPRDGGPDWSRDEIDPRDLAGEETEVALLSADDPSLAPEGRAVLVIRTPAEHSHFRAYRPSPGRRTATYASYKSRLGLALVEEVSNLLPGLQGSVEVMDVATPLTFEERGGRSEGAVAGWSWDFRDNPSGEARELVRTPIAGLFMAGHQAFSMLAMGGVPSALFSGLRAAEYVLAGADPADGMDIPGMP; encoded by the coding sequence ATGGGAACGGAAGACGAGTGGGACGTGATCGTGGTGGGGGCAGGCCTGGGCGGGCTCACCGCAGCCGTAAGGCTGCTGCGTGAGGGCCTGCGGGTGCTGGTCCTGGAGGCGGGCCCCCATCCCGGCGGGACCGCCTACTCCTACCGCCGGAAGGGATACCACTTCCCCATGGGCCCCCTGGGATTCGCCCACCCGGAACTGGTCGAAGGAGTCCTCTTTCAACTCGGCACAAGGGAAACGCCATCCTTCCAGCGCGTTCACTACCGCCTGCACGCCTTCGGCATCTCCGCACCCCTTTCACTCCCCTACCAGGAAATGGTAACAGAGCTTTCCGCCCTCTTCCCGGGGGAAAAAGAGGGGGTCACGAGGTTTTTCCTGGACATGTCCTCGCTGTCCGGGCAATTGCGGGCGCGCATCGGCAGCATATCTCCCATGGCGCGGATCTTGGCGCCCGGCAGACCCCCGCAAGGGAAGAAGGCTGCACATGTGCAGGGAAAACCCGCGGCGCCGCACGGCGACCCGGGGGCCGAAGGACCCCCGGAACCCCCTGACCCGCGCGCGAGCGCCGCTTCCTACCTGGTAAATATAACCAGGGACTGGCGGCTGCGGCGCATCCTGGGCAGCGCGGGGACGCGGGAGCCCTATGCCGGGCTGGGCTTTCTCGCCTCCATGTGGTCCCTTCTCTGCGAGAGCGGCATCCACTATCCCCGGGGAGGTATGCGCGGGCTCTGCGACCTCCTGGCCGCCCCCCTCGGATGGAGCGCCCTCCCCGCCCGCGGGCAGGATAACGGTTGGGGGCACGCCGGCGGGATGCGGGGTCTGCCACAGCCGGGCGCGCCAGGGGAGGCCGCATGCCCGGAAACGCCCCCACGGCCCGGCTGCGCGATCGTGGACGGAGAGCGCGCAGGGCTACCGAGGGGGGTGCTCCTCCTGCGCTGCCCCGCACACCGTATCGTGGTGGATAAAGGGAGGGTGAAGGGTGTGATCGCGGGAGGCGGGACCTTCTACCGCGCGTCCGCCGTCGTGTGCAACACCGACTTCAAGCACGCCTTCCTGCGCCTCCTGGAACCAGGGGATGTCCCGGCGGAAATCGTGAGGGCGATCGCCGCGGCCCGGCAGACCTCCTCCAACCTGCAGGTCTGCCTGGGTATCGACACGGACCGCGTGGACCTCTCCGCTTTCCGCGAGGGACATCGCGTCATCTACCGCCGGTGGAGCGGCGGCCATCCCCGGGACGGTGGGCCCGACTGGTCCCGGGACGAGATAGACCCACGGGACCTGGCGGGCGAAGAAACGGAGGTCGCCCTGCTGAGCGCGGACGACCCTTCACTTGCCCCGGAGGGCAGGGCGGTGCTGGTCATCCGGACGCCCGCGGAACACTCCCATTTCCGGGCATACCGCCCCTCGCCCGGCAGGAGAACGGCCACCTACGCTTCCTACAAGAGTCGCTTGGGCCTGGCCCTGGTGGAAGAGGTTTCCAACCTGCTCCCAGGACTGCAGGGGTCCGTCGAGGTCATGGACGTGGCCACGCCCCTCACCTTCGAGGAGCGCGGCGGACGCAGCGAGGGCGCGGTCGCCGGCTGGTCCTGGGATTTCAGGGACAACCCGTCGGGGGAGGCGCGGGAGCTTGTCCGCACCCCCATTGCCGGCCTCTTCATGGCCGGTCACCAGGCTTTTTCCATGCTGGCCATGGGCGGTGTCCCCTCCGCCTTGTTCAGCGGGTTGCGGGCTGCGGAGTACGTGCTGGCCGGAGCGGATCCCGCGGACGGCATGGACATCCCCGGCATGCCTTAA
- a CDS encoding 1-acyl-sn-glycerol-3-phosphate acyltransferase, with protein sequence MWLRYVIFRIPFALVARSGKYRLGVSGRENVPRYGPFIVVSNHQSSTDIIAVALALKPALLHHHMWPWAKKEIETGAEGFLGRMLWKVFGVIPIDRSGGDNSDAIRLSLKYLRRGELVFVFPEGTRSKPGEVKPFQFGVANLARAAPAPILPVAVYRREDGGIQVNIGKLFTLPPKRRMYEVLEELGEKAEGRFIQQVETLRQWVDTVPMDKKGMKLIARMIRIVTDFVSRQDIPFDVFFRLAEEEDNEFIRDRVMELLPPGWKKVRA encoded by the coding sequence ATGTGGCTGCGTTACGTGATATTCAGGATACCCTTCGCCCTGGTGGCGAGGTCAGGGAAGTACAGGCTCGGGGTCAGCGGGCGCGAGAACGTGCCGCGGTACGGTCCCTTCATCGTGGTCTCCAACCACCAGAGCAGCACGGACATCATAGCCGTCGCCCTGGCCCTCAAGCCTGCCCTCCTCCATCACCACATGTGGCCTTGGGCCAAGAAGGAGATCGAGACGGGGGCGGAGGGTTTCCTGGGCAGGATGCTCTGGAAGGTCTTCGGGGTCATCCCCATCGACCGTTCGGGAGGGGACAACTCGGACGCCATCCGCCTGAGCCTGAAGTACCTTCGCCGGGGGGAGCTGGTCTTCGTCTTCCCCGAGGGGACCCGCAGCAAGCCGGGCGAGGTCAAGCCCTTCCAGTTCGGGGTGGCCAACCTGGCGCGGGCCGCCCCGGCACCCATTCTGCCCGTGGCCGTCTACCGCAGGGAGGACGGGGGCATACAGGTGAACATCGGCAAGCTCTTCACCCTTCCCCCCAAGAGGAGGATGTACGAGGTGCTGGAGGAGCTGGGGGAGAAGGCGGAGGGGCGCTTCATCCAGCAGGTGGAGACCCTGCGCCAGTGGGTGGACACCGTCCCCATGGACAAGAAGGGCATGAAGCTCATCGCCAGGATGATCCGCATCGTCACCGATTTCGTCTCCCGCCAGGACATCCCCTTCGACGTCTTCTTCCGCCTGGCCGAGGAGGAGGACAACGAGTTCATCCGCGACCGCGTGATGGAGCTCCTCCCGCCGGGCTGGAAGAAGGTCAGGGCCTGA
- the cysK gene encoding cysteine synthase A: MPGLFRDITETVGNTPLVRLNRVTQDCGAEVYAKLESFNPLSSVKDRIGVSMIEDAERRGLLREGSVIVEPTSGNTGIALAFVCAARGYRLILTMPETMSAERRKILEIMGARVVLTPGEEGMKGAVSRAEELLRSTPGAVMMRQFENPANPAAHRETTAREIWEDSGGRVDILVGGVGTGGTLTGVAEAIKEKKPSFRVVAVEPDASPVLSGGQPGPHRIQGIGAGFVPKVLRRDFIDEVIRVRDEDAGAMSRRLAREEGILAGVSSGAAAWAALQVARRPENRGKFVVVILPDSGERYLSTWLFDTADSR; this comes from the coding sequence ATGCCGGGACTGTTCCGGGATATCACAGAGACGGTAGGGAACACCCCGCTGGTGAGGCTGAACCGGGTCACGCAGGATTGCGGGGCCGAGGTCTACGCCAAGCTGGAATCGTTCAACCCCCTGTCGAGCGTCAAGGACCGCATCGGGGTGAGCATGATCGAGGACGCGGAGCGCAGGGGCCTGCTGCGAGAGGGCAGCGTGATCGTCGAGCCCACCAGCGGCAACACCGGCATCGCCCTGGCCTTCGTCTGCGCCGCTCGCGGTTACCGGCTCATCCTCACCATGCCCGAGACCATGAGCGCGGAGAGAAGGAAGATCCTGGAAATAATGGGGGCTCGGGTGGTGCTCACGCCCGGGGAGGAGGGCATGAAGGGGGCGGTGAGCAGGGCGGAGGAGTTGCTACGCTCCACTCCCGGGGCGGTGATGATGCGTCAGTTCGAGAACCCCGCCAACCCCGCCGCCCACCGGGAGACCACCGCCCGCGAGATATGGGAGGACAGCGGGGGGCGGGTGGACATCCTTGTCGGCGGGGTGGGCACCGGCGGGACGCTCACCGGCGTGGCCGAGGCGATCAAGGAGAAGAAGCCCTCGTTCCGGGTGGTGGCGGTGGAGCCGGATGCCTCGCCGGTGCTTTCCGGCGGGCAACCCGGGCCTCACCGCATACAGGGGATCGGGGCGGGTTTCGTCCCCAAGGTGCTGAGAAGGGACTTCATCGACGAGGTCATACGGGTGAGGGACGAGGACGCCGGCGCCATGTCCCGTCGGCTGGCCCGGGAGGAGGGCATCCTGGCCGGCGTCTCCTCGGGAGCCGCCGCTTGGGCGGCGCTGCAGGTGGCCCGCAGGCCGGAGAACCGGGGAAAGTTCGTGGTGGTGATCCTGCCCGACAGCGGCGAACGCTATCTCTCCACGTGGCTGTTCGACACCGCGGATTCCCGGTGA
- a CDS encoding CoA-binding protein: MEDNDRGDLRPFFEPRGVVIVGARRSPGFGFVLPLALQRQGWGDRLFLVNPAGGELHGMPLYPGVAEVPGDPDLAVVIVPAEAVPRTLEELGERGIRHVVIESAGFTEVGEEGRERQERCREAAARYGMRIIGPNCVGVINTANRFSTVELVEEALTPGPVGVIAQSGVFGNILLDGLHQRGVYISKAVTLGNRMDVDECEVLEYMHGDPGTRLVMMYLEGAADGRRLVDTLRRVTPDKPVLILKSGRTGKGREATASHTGSMSGEDALYEAAFRQAGAVRARSLDELVDLARVFSTQPLPRGNRLGIATSSGSLGALATDAAVEAGLLLPPLGEETTRRMRAIAPRWMNVRNPLDVGPSGAYLPAMQALLEDPGIDMVLSIMVIPFATFREFMIRGVSVKDFLGSTAGLRELAPEKPLVACSIGDQGFLDDLDRAVGPDVPVLHSPERAARALAALHVYRRARERLAGRDHAARA; the protein is encoded by the coding sequence ATGGAAGATAATGATAGAGGCGACTTGAGGCCGTTCTTCGAGCCCCGCGGCGTGGTCATCGTGGGTGCCCGGCGCTCGCCCGGCTTCGGCTTCGTGCTTCCCCTCGCCCTGCAGCGACAGGGCTGGGGAGACCGGCTCTTCCTGGTGAACCCCGCAGGGGGAGAGCTGCACGGCATGCCCCTTTACCCGGGCGTGGCCGAGGTGCCCGGAGACCCCGACCTCGCGGTGGTCATCGTGCCCGCCGAGGCGGTGCCGCGCACTCTCGAGGAGCTGGGGGAGCGCGGCATCAGGCACGTGGTCATCGAAAGCGCCGGCTTCACCGAGGTGGGGGAGGAGGGAAGGGAGCGCCAGGAGAGGTGCCGGGAGGCGGCCGCGCGCTACGGGATGCGCATAATCGGCCCCAACTGCGTGGGGGTCATCAACACCGCCAATCGCTTCTCCACCGTGGAGCTGGTGGAGGAGGCCCTCACGCCGGGGCCGGTGGGGGTTATCGCCCAGAGCGGGGTTTTCGGGAACATCCTCCTGGACGGCCTGCACCAGCGGGGGGTCTACATATCCAAGGCGGTGACCCTGGGGAACCGCATGGACGTGGACGAGTGCGAGGTGCTCGAGTACATGCACGGCGACCCTGGAACCCGCCTGGTCATGATGTACCTGGAGGGGGCCGCCGACGGCCGCAGGCTGGTGGACACCCTGCGCCGCGTGACCCCCGACAAGCCGGTGCTCATCCTGAAGAGCGGCCGCACCGGCAAGGGGAGGGAGGCCACCGCCTCCCACACCGGGAGCATGTCCGGGGAGGACGCCCTCTACGAGGCGGCCTTCCGCCAGGCGGGAGCCGTGCGCGCCCGGAGCCTGGACGAGCTGGTGGACCTGGCCCGCGTCTTCTCCACCCAGCCCCTGCCGCGGGGCAACCGACTGGGCATCGCCACCTCCAGCGGTTCCCTGGGAGCCCTGGCCACGGACGCCGCCGTGGAGGCGGGATTGCTCCTGCCTCCACTGGGCGAGGAGACGACGCGGCGCATGCGCGCCATCGCGCCCCGCTGGATGAACGTGCGCAATCCCCTGGACGTAGGGCCCTCCGGTGCCTACCTCCCGGCCATGCAGGCCCTCCTGGAGGACCCCGGCATCGACATGGTGCTCTCCATCATGGTCATCCCCTTCGCCACCTTCCGGGAGTTCATGATACGTGGGGTCTCGGTAAAGGATTTCCTGGGCAGCACCGCGGGCCTGCGGGAGCTGGCCCCGGAGAAGCCGCTGGTGGCCTGCTCCATCGGCGACCAGGGCTTCCTGGACGACCTGGACCGCGCCGTGGGGCCCGACGTCCCCGTGCTACATTCCCCCGAGCGGGCGGCCCGCGCCCTCGCCGCCCTTCACGTCTACCGCCGGGCCCGGGAGAGGTTGGCCGGTCGTGATCACGCCGCGCGAGCGTAA
- the fdhF gene encoding formate dehydrogenase subunit alpha encodes MVEIKLNGTTVAAEEGNSILQAAEAAGFPIPTLCHHPALAPAASCRICVVEDESTGRLVTACDTRVREGMSVLLDTEKVRRARRAAIELIFSSHPVHCEVCEKNNACVLKELAVKEGINGRELSFVQDLRPVVDANPFYLRDLSKCISCGICIRACQEVQGAGVYEMRGTGNRARPSTAMDGSVDSSPCEYCGLCASLCPVGALMAKPFLHRGTEERRVVTTCPYCGVGCSLELKVRENRIIGVAAGVPASANGVSLCVKGRFGLDFVHHPDRLRKPLLRKDGELVEVEWEEALDAVASRLAEIREKHGPQAVAFLSSAKATNEENYLLQKFARAVVGTNNIDHCARLUHSPTVAGLAASLGSGAMTNSLADLAEAEVILLTGSNPTVNHPVVGEIIKHAVLSGKARLIVVDPRALPIEAYASLSLRPRPGTDVAWINGMARVIVEEGLHDEDFVRERTEGFEELRRALEGYAPEEVEKITGIPSADLKEAARMYAGAGRAAILYAMGITQHVTGTDNVMALANLALLTGNLGKEGAGINPLRGQNNVQGACDMGALPNVFPGYQRVDDPEANEKFSRAWGKELPTVPGLSVVEMVEAARRKEIRALYVLGENPMVTDPDIAHVEEGLRSLDLLVVQDIFLTETARLADVVLPGACFAEKEGTFTSTERRVQRVRKAVEAPGEAREDHAVIMELAARLGYRMEYKDTGEIMDEIASLTPSYAGISHARLEKAGIQWPCPQPDHPGTPVLHVGSFPRGKGRLTPVHYRPPDEPTDREYPFLLTTGRLLYHFHSGSLTRRVRSLAEKVPRGWVSLHPEDAARLGLGEGDGVRLTSRRGTLVSRAHLSTRVQPGVVFATFHFSEENVNRLTNPALDPVSKIPDLKVCAVKVEKVEGGVDDVRVPAT; translated from the coding sequence ATGGTGGAGATCAAGTTGAACGGGACGACGGTGGCGGCGGAGGAGGGGAACTCGATCCTGCAGGCGGCGGAGGCGGCCGGGTTCCCGATACCTACCCTCTGCCATCATCCCGCGCTGGCTCCCGCGGCCTCCTGTCGCATATGCGTGGTGGAGGACGAGTCCACCGGGCGTCTGGTCACAGCGTGTGACACCCGCGTGCGGGAGGGGATGTCCGTCCTCCTGGACACGGAGAAGGTGAGAAGGGCACGGCGCGCGGCTATCGAGCTCATCTTCTCCTCCCACCCCGTGCACTGCGAGGTATGCGAGAAAAACAATGCGTGCGTGCTGAAAGAACTGGCCGTGAAGGAAGGAATCAACGGCCGGGAGCTCTCCTTCGTCCAGGACCTGCGCCCGGTGGTCGACGCCAACCCCTTTTACCTGCGCGACCTCTCCAAGTGCATTTCGTGCGGGATCTGCATCAGGGCATGCCAGGAGGTACAGGGGGCCGGCGTCTACGAGATGCGGGGTACGGGAAATCGGGCGCGACCGTCCACGGCCATGGACGGAAGCGTGGATTCATCGCCGTGCGAATATTGCGGTTTGTGCGCGTCACTGTGTCCCGTGGGGGCTTTGATGGCGAAGCCCTTCCTGCACCGCGGAACGGAGGAGAGACGCGTGGTCACCACCTGCCCCTACTGCGGGGTGGGGTGTTCCCTCGAGCTTAAGGTGCGTGAGAACCGCATCATCGGGGTCGCGGCGGGAGTGCCGGCATCCGCGAACGGGGTCAGCCTCTGCGTAAAGGGGCGCTTCGGCCTGGATTTCGTGCATCACCCCGATCGCCTGCGCAAGCCGTTGCTGAGGAAGGACGGCGAGCTCGTCGAGGTGGAGTGGGAGGAAGCGCTGGATGCCGTGGCCTCGCGGCTTGCGGAGATCAGGGAAAAGCACGGCCCCCAGGCCGTGGCTTTTCTCTCCTCCGCCAAGGCCACCAACGAGGAGAATTACCTGTTGCAGAAATTCGCCCGCGCGGTGGTCGGGACCAACAACATCGACCACTGCGCCCGCTTATGACACAGTCCCACCGTCGCCGGTCTGGCGGCATCTTTGGGCAGCGGGGCCATGACCAACTCCCTCGCCGACCTCGCCGAGGCGGAGGTCATCCTGCTCACCGGGAGTAACCCCACGGTGAACCACCCGGTGGTCGGAGAGATCATCAAGCACGCGGTCCTCTCCGGGAAGGCCAGGCTCATAGTGGTGGACCCCCGTGCCCTGCCCATCGAGGCCTACGCCTCCCTCAGCTTGAGGCCCCGGCCCGGCACCGACGTGGCCTGGATCAACGGCATGGCACGGGTGATCGTCGAGGAAGGCCTCCACGACGAGGATTTCGTGCGGGAGCGCACGGAGGGTTTCGAGGAACTGCGCCGCGCCCTGGAGGGATACGCGCCCGAGGAAGTGGAAAAGATCACCGGCATCCCCTCCGCCGACCTGAAAGAAGCGGCGCGCATGTACGCGGGGGCGGGGCGGGCCGCCATCCTCTACGCCATGGGCATCACCCAGCATGTCACGGGGACGGACAACGTGATGGCACTGGCCAACCTGGCCCTGCTCACCGGCAACCTGGGGAAGGAGGGCGCGGGGATAAACCCGCTGCGCGGCCAGAACAACGTCCAGGGCGCCTGCGACATGGGCGCCCTCCCGAATGTGTTCCCCGGCTACCAGCGCGTGGATGACCCGGAGGCGAACGAGAAGTTTTCCCGCGCCTGGGGGAAGGAGCTCCCCACCGTCCCCGGACTCTCGGTGGTGGAGATGGTGGAAGCGGCACGGAGGAAAGAGATACGCGCCCTTTACGTGCTGGGAGAGAATCCCATGGTCACCGACCCGGACATCGCGCACGTGGAGGAAGGGCTGCGTTCCCTGGACCTTCTGGTGGTGCAGGACATCTTCCTGACCGAGACTGCCAGGCTGGCCGACGTGGTTCTGCCCGGCGCCTGCTTCGCGGAGAAGGAGGGGACTTTCACCAGCACCGAGCGCCGCGTCCAGAGGGTGCGCAAGGCGGTGGAGGCTCCCGGGGAGGCCAGGGAGGATCACGCGGTGATCATGGAGCTCGCGGCACGCCTGGGCTACCGCATGGAATACAAGGATACGGGGGAGATCATGGACGAGATCGCTTCCCTGACCCCTTCCTACGCGGGGATAAGTCACGCCCGCCTGGAAAAGGCGGGTATCCAGTGGCCCTGCCCTCAACCCGATCACCCCGGGACCCCCGTATTGCACGTGGGGTCCTTTCCCAGGGGAAAGGGAAGGCTCACCCCCGTGCATTACCGGCCTCCCGACGAGCCGACCGATAGGGAGTATCCCTTTCTGCTCACCACGGGTCGCCTTCTCTACCATTTCCATTCCGGCTCCCTGACCAGGAGGGTGCGGAGCCTGGCGGAGAAGGTGCCCCGGGGTTGGGTTTCCCTCCATCCCGAGGATGCCGCCAGGCTGGGTCTTGGCGAGGGTGACGGCGTGCGCCTCACATCGCGGCGCGGGACCCTGGTGAGCCGCGCCCACCTTTCTACTCGCGTGCAGCCGGGAGTGGTCTTTGCCACCTTTCATTTCAGCGAGGAGAACGTCAACCGGCTCACCAACCCCGCGCTGGACCCGGTGAGCAAGATCCCTGACCTGAAGGTGTGCGCGGTGAAGGTGGAAAAGGTGGAAGGAGGGGTTGACGATGTCCGTGTCCCCGCAACCTGA
- a CDS encoding NAD(P)H-dependent oxidoreductase subunit E, translating to MSVSPQPELMPLILEACGEKGYLDGPALERIARRLRIPVSRVYGFHAQFAELAHPPQRPRVMVCTGPACAARDSLDLLEGLRGRLRGVAEVVRDPGLTRPHRSPSLVIRLPGEGERMVQGVGASDLEDIARSLERKDLSGYPPTEGDAPYPVARCGEEGLPPWLSSLQEGGSEPPLESSLLERVARDPALLLEHLGGLRPDLSDLAAGAAPPLATLVCDTVGNSPENSPDLNLSLSCPRTVVAGAALAAVAMGAKDIVFYVPWHRAEAGERIRRAAGEILPGTGIRYCVFGGPVHIPCSRDIGVAAVLRGMMLWRAAALCGRESPRRMEPPLAVLDASSLWRLPWSVEGMSGMAEGNAGETLLLAVPGEFPCWVELPRRVAAAELGRLLPGGAGKGKPKGLYVEGIAGGMFPVSEGGTEIPRGARKATVIEESTCTARWSLHLLGNLEEGCCGGCAPGRTAPAVAARMLGDLVGGSGGGMELRKLAALLLEAEGLALCPRLGEAFPAVRACLENFGDDFRSYEEKEGFTASAAQAAGEATS from the coding sequence ATGTCCGTGTCCCCGCAACCTGAGCTGATGCCCCTGATCCTGGAAGCCTGCGGGGAGAAGGGTTACCTGGACGGGCCGGCACTGGAGAGGATAGCGCGGCGGCTGCGCATACCCGTCAGCCGGGTCTACGGCTTCCACGCCCAGTTCGCGGAACTCGCCCACCCGCCGCAGCGGCCGCGAGTGATGGTGTGCACGGGGCCGGCGTGTGCCGCGAGGGACTCCCTGGACCTGTTGGAGGGGCTGCGGGGAAGGTTGCGGGGGGTGGCGGAAGTGGTGCGCGACCCCGGCCTTACACGCCCGCATCGTTCCCCCTCACTGGTTATCCGGTTGCCCGGGGAGGGGGAGAGGATGGTGCAGGGCGTCGGCGCGAGCGATCTGGAAGATATTGCCAGGTCGCTGGAAAGAAAGGACCTCTCCGGGTATCCTCCCACGGAAGGGGATGCCCCGTATCCCGTGGCACGTTGCGGGGAAGAAGGGCTCCCGCCGTGGCTGTCCTCGCTGCAGGAGGGAGGTTCGGAGCCCCCGCTGGAAAGCTCGTTGCTGGAAAGGGTCGCGCGTGATCCCGCCTTGCTCCTGGAGCATCTGGGAGGATTGAGGCCCGACCTTTCCGACCTGGCGGCGGGAGCAGCACCTCCCCTTGCCACGCTCGTCTGCGACACGGTGGGGAATTCCCCGGAGAACAGCCCCGACCTGAACCTTTCCCTTTCGTGCCCGCGGACCGTGGTCGCCGGCGCGGCGCTGGCGGCGGTGGCCATGGGAGCGAAGGACATCGTGTTTTACGTTCCCTGGCACCGTGCCGAGGCCGGTGAGCGCATACGCAGGGCGGCGGGGGAGATACTCCCAGGGACGGGTATCCGGTACTGCGTTTTCGGGGGGCCGGTGCATATCCCGTGCTCACGGGATATCGGGGTGGCGGCCGTGCTGCGCGGCATGATGCTGTGGAGGGCGGCGGCGCTCTGCGGGCGGGAGAGTCCACGGCGCATGGAGCCCCCCCTCGCGGTGCTGGACGCCTCCTCCCTGTGGCGATTGCCGTGGTCGGTGGAGGGGATGTCGGGGATGGCGGAGGGGAACGCGGGAGAGACCCTGCTTTTGGCCGTCCCCGGGGAATTCCCATGCTGGGTGGAGCTGCCGCGCCGCGTGGCTGCGGCGGAGTTGGGTCGCTTGCTACCGGGCGGGGCGGGCAAGGGCAAGCCCAAGGGCCTGTACGTGGAAGGGATTGCCGGGGGGATGTTCCCGGTTTCGGAGGGCGGGACGGAGATCCCGCGCGGGGCGCGCAAGGCTACCGTTATCGAGGAATCCACCTGCACGGCGCGCTGGTCCTTGCACCTGCTGGGCAACCTGGAGGAGGGTTGCTGCGGAGGATGTGCCCCGGGGAGGACTGCGCCGGCGGTGGCCGCCCGGATGTTGGGCGACCTCGTTGGGGGAAGCGGTGGGGGCATGGAGTTGCGGAAACTCGCGGCGTTGCTACTGGAAGCGGAAGGGCTGGCGCTGTGCCCGAGGCTGGGGGAGGCCTTTCCCGCCGTGCGGGCTTGCCTGGAGAACTTCGGGGACGACTTCCGCTCTTATGAGGAAAAGGAAGGTTTTACGGCGTCGGCCGCCCAAGCCGCGGGGGAAGCCACTAGCTAG
- a CDS encoding methylenetetrahydrofolate reductase C-terminal domain-containing protein — MKMKSITRQKSPEEIARMLGSARQVAVIGCGTCPAMAETGGLREVVAMADLLREKGREVVSQTVLPVACEPLPREAREELSPLLEKAQAVLVMACSLGVRMVADYAALPVLPALDTLFIGREAEPGFFTEECAQCGECLLGDYAGICPIVHCAKSLFNGPCGGSVEGKCEVDPDLPCGWQLIHDRMKALGRLEELSLIRPYKDWSKSLSGGARRARIPVPPPGDESGKEK; from the coding sequence GTGAAGATGAAGAGCATCACCAGGCAGAAGAGTCCCGAGGAGATCGCGAGGATGCTGGGGTCGGCGCGCCAGGTAGCCGTCATCGGCTGCGGGACATGCCCCGCCATGGCCGAGACCGGGGGCCTGCGGGAGGTGGTGGCCATGGCCGACCTGTTGCGGGAGAAGGGCCGGGAGGTCGTCTCGCAAACCGTGCTCCCCGTGGCCTGCGAGCCCCTTCCCCGCGAGGCCCGCGAGGAATTGTCGCCCCTGCTGGAAAAAGCCCAGGCCGTCCTGGTCATGGCCTGTTCCCTGGGGGTGCGCATGGTGGCGGATTACGCCGCCCTGCCCGTGCTTCCCGCCTTGGACACCCTCTTCATCGGGAGGGAGGCGGAGCCCGGTTTCTTTACCGAGGAATGCGCCCAGTGCGGGGAATGCCTGCTGGGCGATTACGCGGGCATCTGCCCCATCGTCCACTGCGCCAAGAGCCTTTTCAACGGGCCATGCGGGGGGTCAGTGGAGGGAAAATGCGAGGTGGACCCCGATCTTCCCTGCGGATGGCAGCTCATCCACGACCGCATGAAGGCACTCGGCCGCCTCGAGGAGCTCTCCCTCATCCGGCCCTACAAGGATTGGAGCAAGTCCTTGAGCGGAGGCGCCAGGCGCGCGCGCATACCGGTACCCCCTCCCGGGGATGAGAGTGGAAAGGAAAAATGA